In Synechocystis sp. PCC 6714, the following are encoded in one genomic region:
- a CDS encoding NAD-binding protein yields the protein MFLDVMKPHIIVCGLGQTGYRIFSLLKQQGAEVIGVSDRPILGEDPSSIVVGELRSTATLTRAAVQTAQTLVLATSDDALNLAILTQARILNPRIRIVNRLFNHALGKRLDTTLPDHVSLSVSALAAPIFSFAALGNQAIGQLRLFDQTWPIQEIVIDQDHPWFNLPLADLWDDPSRMLIHYLPAHSETDLVGAVVDGLTLQAGDHLIVGQKPQTKTKRRSPWRKISKLITNLREYQRYVQQVIWVVLFLLLMIFLATFTYVSIDQHIAPVDALYFSVGMITGAGGKEEVAEKSPDIIKVFTAVMMIAGAGVIGICYALLNDFILGSRFSQFLDAAKLPDRHHIIICGLGGVSMAVIGQLIHQGHEIVVIEKDADNRFLHTARSLGVPVLVEDARLERSLACANINRAEAIVVATSDDTVNLEIGLTAKAIAPSLPVVLRCQDAQFSLSLQEVFEFETVLCPAELATYSFAAAALGGKILGNGMTDDLLWVALATLITPNHPFADQLVKIAAQKGDFVPLYLERSGKTIHSWELLSTVLTSGDVLYLTMPATALEQLWRSPQTTADPLDSFLV from the coding sequence ATTTTTTTGGATGTTATGAAACCGCACATCATCGTTTGTGGGTTGGGGCAAACTGGTTACCGCATTTTTAGCTTGCTCAAGCAACAGGGGGCGGAAGTAATTGGTGTTTCCGACCGGCCCATATTAGGGGAAGATCCCAGCAGTATTGTGGTGGGGGAATTAAGATCCACTGCTACTTTGACCAGAGCCGCAGTGCAAACGGCCCAAACTTTGGTGTTGGCCACCAGTGACGATGCCCTCAATTTAGCCATTCTGACCCAAGCCCGCATTCTCAATCCCCGGATTCGCATTGTTAATCGTTTGTTTAACCATGCCCTGGGCAAACGTTTAGACACCACCTTGCCAGACCACGTCAGTTTAAGTGTTTCGGCCCTGGCAGCCCCGATTTTTTCCTTTGCCGCCCTGGGTAATCAGGCGATCGGGCAGTTGCGTTTGTTTGATCAAACCTGGCCGATCCAGGAAATTGTCATCGACCAAGATCATCCCTGGTTTAATTTGCCCCTGGCGGATTTATGGGACGATCCCAGCCGGATGCTAATTCACTATCTTCCCGCCCACAGTGAAACGGATTTAGTGGGCGCAGTGGTGGATGGGTTAACGTTACAAGCTGGGGATCATTTGATTGTGGGGCAAAAACCCCAAACCAAAACCAAACGGCGATCGCCCTGGCGAAAAATTTCCAAACTAATCACCAATCTGCGGGAATATCAACGCTACGTCCAACAGGTAATCTGGGTGGTGTTGTTTTTGCTGTTGATGATTTTTCTGGCCACGTTCACCTACGTTTCCATCGATCAACATATTGCGCCCGTGGATGCGTTGTATTTTTCCGTGGGCATGATTACCGGGGCCGGCGGCAAAGAGGAAGTGGCGGAGAAATCCCCGGACATTATCAAAGTATTTACAGCGGTGATGATGATTGCCGGGGCGGGGGTGATTGGTATTTGCTACGCTCTGCTGAATGATTTCATCCTTGGCAGTCGCTTTAGCCAGTTTTTGGATGCAGCAAAGTTGCCCGATCGCCATCACATTATTATCTGTGGTCTAGGGGGAGTGAGCATGGCCGTCATTGGGCAATTAATTCACCAAGGCCACGAAATTGTCGTGATTGAAAAGGATGCGGATAATCGCTTTTTACACACCGCCCGTTCCCTAGGCGTTCCTGTGCTGGTGGAAGATGCCCGGTTAGAAAGGAGTTTAGCCTGTGCCAATATCAACCGAGCTGAAGCTATTGTGGTGGCCACCAGTGACGACACCGTTAATTTAGAAATTGGCCTAACCGCCAAGGCGATCGCCCCTAGTTTGCCGGTGGTATTGCGCTGTCAGGATGCCCAGTTTAGCCTCTCATTACAGGAAGTATTTGAGTTTGAAACGGTGCTGTGTCCGGCGGAATTGGCCACCTATTCCTTTGCGGCGGCGGCCCTGGGGGGCAAAATTTTGGGCAACGGCATGACCGATGACTTGCTCTGGGTAGCCTTGGCAACGTTAATTACTCCGAACCACCCCTTTGCAGACCAGTTGGTGAAAATTGCGGCCCAGAAGGGAGATTTTGTGCCGTTGTATTTGGAACGGAGTGGTAAAACCATCCATAGTTGGGAACTGTTGAGCACCGTCCTCACCTCCGGCGATGTGTTATATCTGACCATGCCCGCCACTGCCCTGGAGCAACTTTGGCGATCGCCCCAGACCACGGCCGATCCCCTGGATTCTTTTTTGGTTTAA
- a CDS encoding phage holin family protein — MLQLLIVWIVTSVSLLIIAQLPTGVEISSFKKALISAVVIGLLNALVRPVLTFFTFPLIFLTFGLFYTVVNAIIFALAAAFVDGFSLRWGFWSALIGAILLGFINSLLFQLLPISS; from the coding sequence ATGTTACAACTACTTATCGTCTGGATTGTCACCTCAGTCAGCCTGCTGATTATTGCCCAACTACCCACGGGGGTAGAAATTTCCAGCTTTAAAAAAGCCCTCATTTCCGCAGTCGTTATTGGTTTGCTCAACGCTCTAGTACGTCCAGTACTGACATTCTTCACTTTTCCCCTAATTTTCCTCACCTTTGGTCTGTTCTACACCGTAGTCAACGCCATTATTTTTGCCCTAGCCGCTGCCTTTGTAGATGGTTTTAGCCTCCGTTGGGGTTTCTGGAGTGCCCTCATTGGAGCCATTCTGTTAGGATTTATCAACTCTCTCCTCTTTCAACTATTACCCATCAGCAGCTAA
- a CDS encoding type I restriction endonuclease has product MSFEEKIAALIQRLPKLRDHIETEEATKNALVMPFISALGYDVFDPLEVIPEFTADVGIKKGEKVDYAILNKGEVTLLFECKKAGCDLKEQEMSQLFRYFSVTKARIAILTNGINYRFYSDLEESNKMDGRPFLELDLEDPRTNILQEVKRLAKDDFDLDKILSTASELKYTSAIKKIFGELYDSPDEEFVKFFFARVNPGARFVGTAKETFEPLVKKALSQFMSERISDRLRTALATEGDQTPVNQESENEETDQLQVETDIVTTEEELEAFRIVRAICAKVVDPERVFYRDKKNWMSVFLDDNNRKPICKFYFNTKQKYLGTFADSKNETKNPIEKVSDIYSFAEQITEAVYIYQ; this is encoded by the coding sequence ATGAGTTTTGAGGAAAAAATTGCCGCTTTGATTCAGCGTTTGCCTAAGCTGCGCGATCATATTGAGACGGAAGAGGCAACAAAAAATGCTCTAGTTATGCCCTTTATTTCAGCACTTGGTTATGATGTTTTTGATCCCCTAGAAGTGATTCCCGAGTTTACTGCTGATGTAGGTATAAAAAAGGGAGAAAAAGTCGATTATGCTATTTTAAATAAAGGAGAGGTAACGTTACTATTTGAGTGTAAAAAAGCTGGTTGTGATTTGAAAGAACAGGAGATGTCACAGCTTTTTCGTTATTTTTCAGTTACAAAAGCAAGAATTGCAATTCTAACAAATGGAATTAATTACAGATTCTATTCTGATTTAGAAGAATCAAATAAAATGGATGGTCGTCCATTTTTAGAGCTAGACTTAGAAGATCCTCGGACAAATATACTCCAAGAAGTTAAACGTCTTGCAAAAGACGATTTTGACTTAGATAAGATCTTAAGCACTGCAAGTGAACTTAAATATACATCTGCGATTAAAAAAATTTTTGGGGAATTGTATGATTCGCCTGATGAAGAGTTTGTAAAGTTTTTCTTTGCTAGAGTTAATCCTGGTGCTAGGTTTGTTGGAACAGCTAAAGAAACTTTCGAGCCGCTGGTCAAAAAAGCACTAAGTCAATTTATGAGTGAGCGAATCAGTGACCGTTTAAGAACAGCGTTGGCAACGGAGGGCGATCAAACTCCTGTAAACCAGGAAAGTGAAAATGAAGAAACTGATCAATTACAAGTGGAAACAGACATTGTAACAACAGAAGAAGAATTGGAAGCCTTCAGAATTGTGAGGGCAATTTGCGCCAAAGTTGTTGACCCAGAACGGGTATTTTATCGGGATAAAAAGAACTGGATGAGTGTTTTTCTCGATGACAATAACCGTAAGCCAATATGCAAATTTTATTTCAATACCAAGCAAAAATATCTTGGCACTTTTGCCGATAGCAAAAATGAAACTAAAAATCCCATTGAAAAAGTTTCAGATATTTATTCATTTGCAGAACAAATAACGGAAGCAGTCTACATTTATCAGTAG
- a CDS encoding hemolysin family protein, translated as MFSSSVELELFFIFVLVVLNGVFSGSEIAIVSARKVRLEQLAKRGNRKAKLALKLATAPNNFLSAVQIGITLIGILSGAVGGATVAQRLAEFLDDIPLLAPYASPLSIVILVGFITYLSLVVGELVPKRIALSHPEHIACGVAPAMNLVAKLTAPLVYLLGISTDGVLRLFGITSKEASPITEEEIRVMIEQGAQAGMIDEAEQEMVERVFRLGDRPVKTLMTPRTAIAWLDVESDWEENQQEILDTPYSRFPVGRDSLDECLGFVRVKDILNSQWSGEKINLEEIVQPPLFVAENTRSLHVLEMFRASGTHLALITDEYGGIEGLVTLNDLIEAIVGSIPNDDEIQEPQIIQREDGSYLLDGLISIDEFKEIFDIEILSNEEEGNYHTLGGFVIESLGKIPQSGEYFVSDALRVEVVDMDGIRIDKVLVSQLPEDSISDEEDIISQD; from the coding sequence ATGTTTTCCTCTTCTGTTGAGCTGGAACTTTTTTTCATCTTCGTTTTGGTGGTGTTAAATGGAGTTTTTTCCGGCTCGGAAATTGCCATTGTCTCAGCTCGTAAGGTTCGTTTGGAACAGTTGGCAAAGCGGGGTAATCGCAAAGCAAAGCTGGCCCTAAAGCTAGCCACAGCCCCCAATAATTTTCTGTCGGCGGTACAGATTGGTATTACCTTGATTGGTATTTTGAGCGGTGCAGTGGGGGGGGCAACGGTGGCCCAGCGTCTAGCGGAATTTTTGGATGATATTCCCCTATTAGCGCCCTACGCTAGTCCCCTCAGCATTGTGATTTTGGTGGGTTTTATCACCTATTTATCCTTAGTAGTGGGGGAATTGGTCCCTAAACGCATTGCCCTCAGCCATCCGGAACACATTGCCTGTGGGGTGGCCCCGGCCATGAATTTAGTGGCCAAGCTGACCGCACCTCTAGTCTATCTTTTGGGCATCTCCACCGATGGGGTGTTGCGGCTGTTTGGCATCACCAGTAAGGAGGCTAGCCCCATCACAGAAGAGGAAATCCGGGTCATGATTGAGCAGGGGGCCCAGGCTGGCATGATCGATGAAGCGGAACAGGAAATGGTGGAACGGGTTTTTCGTCTGGGGGATAGGCCCGTTAAAACTTTGATGACTCCCCGCACGGCGATCGCCTGGTTGGATGTGGAGTCGGACTGGGAGGAAAATCAACAGGAAATCCTCGATACCCCCTATTCTCGTTTCCCCGTCGGCAGAGACAGCCTGGATGAGTGTTTAGGATTTGTGCGGGTCAAGGACATCCTGAATAGTCAATGGTCGGGGGAAAAAATTAACCTGGAGGAAATTGTCCAACCGCCCCTATTTGTGGCGGAAAATACTCGCTCCCTCCATGTGTTGGAAATGTTCCGAGCTTCCGGCACCCATTTAGCTCTCATTACCGATGAGTATGGTGGCATTGAAGGCCTAGTCACCCTCAACGACCTCATTGAGGCGATCGTGGGCAGCATCCCCAATGACGATGAAATCCAAGAACCACAAATTATCCAGCGGGAAGATGGCTCATATTTACTAGATGGACTAATCTCCATCGATGAATTTAAGGAAATTTTTGATATCGAAATCCTCTCCAATGAAGAGGAAGGTAACTACCATACCCTGGGGGGCTTTGTGATTGAAAGTCTGGGTAAAATTCCCCAATCAGGCGAGTATTTTGTTTCCGATGCCCTCCGGGTGGAGGTGGTGGATATGGACGGCATCCGCATTGATAAAGTATTGGTTAGCCAATTGCCGGAAGATTCTATTTCAGATGAAGAAGATATTATTTCACAAGATTAA
- the rpsP gene encoding 30S ribosomal protein S16 has translation MIKLRLKRFGKKREVSYRIVAMHSTTRRDGRPLEELGFYNPRTDETRLDVPAIVKRLKEGAQPTDTVRSILTKAQIFEQLKA, from the coding sequence ATGATTAAACTCCGTCTGAAACGCTTCGGCAAAAAACGTGAAGTTAGCTACCGTATCGTTGCCATGCACAGCACCACCCGTCGGGATGGCCGTCCCCTTGAAGAATTGGGTTTTTACAATCCCCGCACCGATGAAACCCGTCTTGATGTGCCGGCGATCGTCAAAAGACTGAAAGAAGGGGCTCAACCCACCGATACAGTCCGCTCCATCCTCACCAAAGCTCAGATTTTTGAACAACTCAAAGCCTAA
- a CDS encoding KH domain-containing protein, translating to MTTLNYVELVKFLVHPFLEKPDALKVDCEVFRQNSRVWIRLALGDEDRERLTSRGGRSLQTIRNLLTIAADQVQQSAFLEVYVTESALGKSTPLRRRRSSAGPPPVRRSRSRGESVNRY from the coding sequence GTGACTACCCTAAACTACGTTGAATTGGTCAAGTTTCTTGTCCATCCCTTTCTGGAAAAGCCTGATGCGCTGAAAGTGGACTGTGAGGTGTTTCGACAAAATAGCCGGGTTTGGATCCGTTTGGCCCTAGGGGACGAGGACCGGGAACGACTCACTAGTCGGGGGGGACGGAGTTTGCAAACCATTCGTAATTTGCTCACCATCGCCGCTGATCAAGTCCAACAGTCAGCTTTTTTGGAGGTTTACGTTACCGAGTCTGCTCTAGGAAAATCTACTCCCCTGCGCCGTCGTCGTTCATCCGCTGGGCCGCCCCCTGTGCGTCGTTCCCGCAGTCGGGGAGAATCGGTAAATCGTTATTAA
- a CDS encoding glutamine synthetase III, producing the protein MTGNAARTQSVHQIINRPLASGKKLSRLEDMWAENVFNLSKMQASLPKSVFKSVKNTITTGEKLDPSVADAVATAMRDWAMGKGAMYYAHVFYPMTNLSAEKHDGFISVQGDGNVISEFSGKVLVQGEPDGSSFPNGGIRDTFEARGYTGWDVTSPAYIMETDNGSTLCIPTVFVSWTGEALDKKVPLLRSIAAMDKAARKVLTLLGNENIAHVNSSCGAEQEYFLVDANFASQRPDLLLAGRTLFGKAPAKGQEFDDHYFGAIPERVQVFMQDVEETLYKLGIPAKTRHNEVAPGQFEIAPFFEAANVASDHQQLLMTVLKNTAKKHGFICLLHEKPFAGINGSGKHVNWSVGNSTQGNLLDPGDSPHDNAQFLVFCGAVIRGVHKYGPLMRAAIATASNDHRLGANEAPPAIMSVYLGSQLEEVFDQIKTGSVKESKKKGVMDLGVAVLPDLTKDAGDRNRTSPFAFTGNRFEFRAVGSSQSVSGPLIVLNTMLADSLAWIGDRLEAELGNGLDLDTAILTVLKEIMENHGQVIFGGNGYSEEWHKMAVEERGLANLRTTADALPVLKEKYIEELFEKTGVLTPVELESRFEVYAEQYILSIEVEAKLVISMAKTVIYPAAVEYLSKLSSTIASLSGLGIDFEKESAKKIADLTNQMVAAVAKLSEAMAKHDFADTEAKLQYCAQTIRPLMDEVRTFADALEGEIADSFWPLPTYQEMLFIK; encoded by the coding sequence ATGACTGGAAACGCCGCCCGTACCCAATCGGTTCACCAAATTATCAACCGACCTCTAGCGTCTGGTAAAAAGCTATCTCGCCTGGAGGATATGTGGGCTGAGAATGTTTTTAATTTGAGCAAAATGCAGGCCAGTCTCCCCAAAAGTGTTTTCAAATCGGTTAAAAATACCATCACCACCGGGGAAAAATTAGACCCCTCCGTTGCGGATGCGGTGGCCACTGCCATGCGGGATTGGGCCATGGGTAAAGGGGCGATGTACTATGCCCACGTCTTCTACCCCATGACGAACCTTTCCGCGGAAAAGCACGACGGCTTCATTTCCGTCCAGGGCGATGGCAATGTTATTTCTGAATTTTCAGGCAAGGTATTGGTACAAGGGGAACCCGATGGCTCTTCCTTTCCCAATGGTGGTATTCGGGATACTTTCGAAGCCCGGGGTTACACAGGATGGGATGTGACCAGCCCGGCCTACATTATGGAAACCGATAATGGCTCCACCCTCTGCATTCCCACGGTGTTTGTGTCCTGGACCGGGGAAGCATTGGATAAAAAAGTTCCCCTGTTGCGCTCGATCGCCGCTATGGATAAGGCGGCCCGCAAAGTGCTAACACTATTGGGTAATGAAAATATCGCCCACGTTAATTCCAGTTGTGGGGCGGAGCAGGAATATTTTCTCGTAGATGCCAATTTTGCGAGCCAACGCCCAGATTTACTCCTCGCGGGTCGGACTTTATTTGGCAAAGCCCCCGCTAAAGGTCAAGAATTTGATGACCATTACTTTGGGGCCATTCCCGAACGGGTGCAGGTATTTATGCAAGATGTGGAGGAAACCCTCTATAAATTGGGCATTCCCGCTAAAACCCGCCATAACGAAGTGGCCCCCGGTCAGTTTGAAATTGCGCCCTTTTTTGAAGCGGCCAACGTGGCCAGTGACCACCAACAATTACTGATGACGGTGTTGAAAAATACGGCCAAAAAGCATGGCTTTATTTGCCTACTCCACGAAAAACCCTTTGCGGGCATTAATGGTTCTGGCAAACACGTCAACTGGTCGGTGGGCAACTCTACCCAAGGGAATTTACTCGATCCCGGGGACTCTCCCCATGACAATGCCCAATTTCTGGTTTTCTGCGGCGCAGTAATCCGGGGTGTCCATAAATACGGCCCCCTGATGCGGGCGGCGATCGCCACGGCTAGTAATGACCACCGTTTAGGGGCCAACGAAGCACCCCCGGCCATTATGTCTGTGTACCTTGGTTCCCAATTAGAAGAAGTATTTGATCAAATCAAAACCGGCAGTGTTAAGGAATCCAAGAAAAAAGGCGTAATGGACCTTGGAGTTGCCGTACTTCCTGACCTAACCAAAGACGCTGGCGATCGGAACCGCACTTCCCCCTTTGCTTTCACCGGCAACCGTTTTGAGTTCCGGGCGGTGGGTTCCAGTCAATCCGTGTCCGGGCCGTTGATTGTCCTCAATACCATGTTGGCCGATTCCCTGGCCTGGATTGGCGATCGCCTGGAGGCGGAATTGGGCAATGGATTGGACTTGGACACCGCCATTTTGACTGTGCTCAAGGAAATCATGGAGAACCATGGCCAGGTAATTTTTGGTGGCAATGGTTACTCTGAGGAATGGCACAAGATGGCTGTGGAAGAACGGGGCCTGGCTAACCTCCGCACCACCGCCGATGCTCTACCCGTGCTGAAGGAAAAATATATCGAGGAATTATTTGAAAAAACCGGTGTATTGACCCCTGTGGAATTGGAAAGCCGCTTTGAGGTTTACGCAGAGCAGTACATTCTCTCCATTGAAGTGGAAGCCAAACTGGTGATTAGTATGGCCAAAACTGTTATTTACCCAGCGGCGGTGGAATACTTGTCCAAGCTTTCCTCCACCATTGCTAGTCTGAGCGGTTTGGGCATTGACTTTGAAAAGGAAAGTGCCAAAAAGATCGCAGATTTGACCAATCAAATGGTGGCTGCGGTGGCCAAATTGAGTGAAGCCATGGCTAAACACGACTTCGCCGACACGGAAGCTAAGTTACAATACTGTGCCCAAACCATCCGGCCATTGATGGACGAAGTGCGGACTTTTGCCGATGCCCTGGAAGGGGAAATTGCCGATAGTTTCTGGCCACTGCCCACCTACCAGGAGATGTTGTTTATCAAGTAA
- a CDS encoding type II toxin-antitoxin system RelE/ParE family toxin, producing MGDCRSLPSLTYYAKRNTIQSFRCKHTQSLFEGGDPSRFRAFKDTAIRKLTQLEAAQTLEFLRSPPGNQLEALKGNRKGQYSIRISSQFRLCFIWTNNGPTDVEIVDYYP from the coding sequence ATGGGCGATTGCCGCTCATTACCTTCGTTGACGTATTACGCAAAACGGAATACGATTCAATCTTTCCGATGTAAGCATACGCAATCACTTTTTGAAGGAGGCGATCCATCCCGTTTTCGTGCTTTCAAAGATACTGCGATTCGGAAGTTGACTCAATTGGAGGCAGCCCAAACCTTAGAATTCTTACGTTCTCCACCAGGCAATCAACTTGAAGCGTTAAAAGGTAATAGAAAAGGACAATACAGTATTCGGATTAGTTCCCAATTTCGATTGTGTTTTATCTGGACAAATAATGGTCCTACTGATGTTGAAATTGTTGATTATTACCCGTAA
- a CDS encoding HigA family addiction module antitoxin, protein MRPVHPGEILREDFLEPLDMSINALALALNVPPSRIHEIIKERRAITADTAERLARYFGGDGASWLNLQAIYDLKTLPNRDEIMQRIQPRISEHIA, encoded by the coding sequence ATGCGCCCCGTTCATCCCGGCGAGATTTTGCGGGAAGATTTTCTTGAGCCTCTGGATATGAGCATCAATGCTTTAGCTTTAGCCTTAAATGTTCCTCCCTCTCGTATTCACGAAATTATTAAAGAACGCCGTGCTATTACGGCTGATACTGCAGAAAGATTAGCGCGCTATTTTGGCGGCGATGGTGCTTCTTGGCTAAACTTACAAGCAATTTATGATTTAAAAACTTTACCTAATCGTGATGAAATCATGCAACGAATTCAGCCCCGCATCTCAGAACACATTGCATAA
- the psbV gene encoding photosystem II cytochrome c-550, which produces MKRFFLVAIASVLFLFNTMAGSANAVELTESTRTVALDEAGGTTTLTARQFTNGQKIFVDTCTQCHLQGKTKTNNNVSLGLADLAGAEPRRDNLLALVEYLKNPKSYDGEDDYSELHPNISRPDIYPEMRNYTEDDIFDVAGYTLIAPKLDERWGGTIYF; this is translated from the coding sequence GTGAAACGTTTTTTTCTGGTGGCGATCGCCTCTGTCTTATTTCTGTTTAACACCATGGCCGGCAGTGCCAATGCGGTGGAATTGACCGAAAGCACCCGCACCGTTGCCCTTGACGAGGCCGGTGGCACCACAACTTTAACGGCCCGCCAGTTCACCAACGGCCAAAAGATTTTTGTCGATACCTGTACCCAATGTCACCTCCAGGGCAAAACCAAAACTAACAATAACGTCAGTTTGGGGTTGGCGGATTTAGCCGGTGCTGAACCCCGTCGGGACAACCTCCTGGCCCTGGTGGAATACCTCAAGAATCCCAAGAGCTATGACGGCGAGGACGACTACTCCGAATTGCACCCCAACATTTCCCGTCCTGATATCTACCCGGAAATGAGAAACTACACTGAAGATGACATTTTTGACGTGGCTGGTTACACTCTCATTGCTCCTAAATTAGATGAACGGTGGGGTGGTACCATCTACTTCTAA
- a CDS encoding sirohydrochlorin chelatase, translating to MSTAYLLVAHGSRDPRSQIALDRLTYLVGQCLPRPYPLESKKGLAKSNGADTWRPYYPGGLLTEVNQGNQLEPPVFSASLEAQALPLHQQLVNLAENLIPQGVKQIVILPLFLLMGVHTCEDLPQAIGQAKTELGNSISIHCLPILGVYPWLPTLLEKSFLQYQNQPQTERILLAHGSKRAGGNLAIAAVAEKIGARAAYWKGGISLDTTLGEIKEAGEVVILPYFLFAGGLTDLIRQEHKQLQLLHRHLRLKLGEPLGPQPALAQLIATELQRFS from the coding sequence TTGTCCACCGCCTATCTGTTGGTTGCCCACGGTAGCCGTGATCCCCGTTCCCAGATCGCCCTCGATCGCCTGACTTACCTAGTGGGCCAATGTTTACCCCGACCCTACCCCCTGGAAAGTAAGAAAGGGCTAGCTAAAAGTAATGGGGCGGACACTTGGCGGCCTTATTATCCCGGAGGATTATTAACGGAGGTGAATCAGGGGAATCAACTAGAACCGCCGGTGTTTAGTGCCAGCTTAGAAGCCCAGGCGTTACCTCTCCATCAACAGTTGGTAAACTTAGCTGAAAACCTGATTCCCCAGGGGGTAAAACAGATTGTCATTCTGCCCTTGTTTCTGCTCATGGGGGTCCACACCTGCGAAGACTTGCCCCAGGCCATTGGACAGGCCAAAACAGAGTTGGGGAATAGTATTTCTATTCACTGTTTGCCCATTTTGGGGGTTTATCCCTGGCTACCAACTTTACTAGAAAAGTCTTTCCTTCAGTACCAAAACCAACCCCAGACTGAAAGAATTCTCTTGGCCCACGGCAGCAAAAGGGCTGGAGGTAATCTGGCGATCGCCGCAGTGGCGGAAAAAATCGGGGCCAGGGCCGCCTACTGGAAAGGAGGCATTAGTTTGGACACTACCCTTGGAGAAATCAAAGAGGCGGGGGAAGTAGTTATTCTGCCCTATTTCTTATTCGCTGGGGGATTGACGGATTTAATCAGACAAGAACACAAACAACTCCAATTGCTTCACCGCCATCTCCGCCTTAAATTGGGGGAGCCCCTTGGACCTCAGCCGGCATTGGCCCAGCTAATTGCCACGGAATTGCAACGCTTCAGCTAG
- the tsaE gene encoding tRNA (adenosine(37)-N6)-threonylcarbamoyltransferase complex ATPase subunit type 1 TsaE, whose amino-acid sequence MDKTLTEFFLPDLSRTHQWGQQLAQRLPVGTIVLLKGNLGAGKTSLVQGIGRGLGIQGEIVSPTFTIVNEYREGKIPLYHLDLYRLNPLEVEYLYPEQYWQGEDFPLGIAAVEWPERLPELPSQYLQIELSLQREGRAVRITTEGWEMDLKTLLPAS is encoded by the coding sequence ATGGATAAAACTTTGACAGAATTTTTTCTTCCTGACCTAAGCCGCACCCACCAATGGGGACAACAATTGGCCCAGAGGTTACCTGTTGGCACTATCGTTCTATTGAAGGGGAATTTGGGAGCGGGTAAAACCAGTTTGGTGCAAGGCATTGGCAGAGGATTGGGTATTCAAGGGGAAATTGTCAGTCCCACCTTTACCATTGTTAACGAGTACCGGGAAGGGAAAATTCCCCTTTATCACCTGGATTTGTATCGCCTTAACCCCCTAGAAGTAGAATATTTATACCCAGAACAATACTGGCAGGGGGAAGATTTTCCCTTGGGCATTGCAGCGGTGGAATGGCCAGAAAGGTTGCCTGAGTTGCCGAGTCAATATTTGCAAATTGAACTAAGCCTCCAGAGGGAGGGACGGGCTGTCAGGATCACAACCGAGGGCTGGGAGATGGATTTGAAAACTTTGCTTCCGGCTAGCTGA